One stretch of Pseudomonas azotoformans DNA includes these proteins:
- a CDS encoding transporter family protein codes for MPLFLGAFASCGVSAATLPNLGSSAAAPKADPETCHRLQQDFDIDLKQVVKAGCDPSTEQIAKLMDNPVGNLVLLFNQFDYSALKGPHSNGTRYLGKYSFMPTFPVSIGEDWNLINRLPVSYVSAPVNAKAGNLAGLSPYGVLTDHDFPSVVNDPFDRTSGFGDLAYVGVFSPKQPIRFANGGKLVWGFGPTAMFPTAEKDVLGTGKYSLGPAFVAAYLGEDWTLGLFPQHWWSVGGDAQRKDVSLTNIQYFIQRAIPGPGQWRVGMTPNITVNWKAEGGNKVNFPIGIGAGRIVNFGKLPVRISGEVQYSVIHADDLISSRWNFRLSFIPVIPTFML; via the coding sequence ATGCCGCTGTTCCTCGGTGCATTCGCCAGCTGCGGCGTATCCGCCGCCACGCTGCCGAACCTGGGCAGCAGCGCCGCCGCCCCCAAGGCTGACCCAGAGACCTGCCATCGCCTGCAACAGGATTTCGACATTGACCTCAAGCAAGTGGTCAAGGCCGGCTGCGACCCATCGACAGAACAAATCGCCAAGCTGATGGATAACCCGGTGGGCAACCTGGTGCTGTTGTTCAACCAGTTCGACTACAGCGCCCTCAAAGGCCCGCACAGCAACGGCACGCGCTACCTGGGCAAATACAGTTTCATGCCGACCTTCCCGGTTTCCATCGGCGAGGATTGGAACCTGATCAACCGCCTGCCGGTGAGCTATGTGAGTGCGCCGGTCAATGCCAAGGCCGGCAACCTGGCCGGCCTGAGCCCTTACGGCGTGCTGACCGACCATGACTTCCCGTCGGTGGTCAACGACCCGTTTGATCGCACCTCAGGCTTTGGTGACCTTGCCTACGTCGGCGTGTTTTCGCCCAAGCAGCCGATCCGCTTTGCCAACGGCGGCAAACTGGTCTGGGGCTTTGGCCCGACCGCGATGTTTCCCACCGCAGAAAAAGACGTCCTGGGCACCGGCAAATACTCGCTGGGCCCGGCGTTTGTCGCGGCGTACCTGGGCGAGGACTGGACCCTCGGCCTCTTTCCCCAGCACTGGTGGTCGGTGGGCGGCGATGCGCAGCGCAAGGACGTGAGCCTGACCAATATCCAATATTTCATCCAGCGCGCGATTCCCGGCCCCGGCCAATGGCGGGTGGGCATGACGCCCAACATCACGGTGAACTGGAAGGCCGAAGGCGGCAACAAGGTCAACTTTCCCATCGGCATCGGTGCCGGGCGCATCGTCAATTTCGGCAAATTGCCGGTACGCATTTCCGGTGAAGTGCAGTACTCGGTGATCCACGCCGACGACCTGATCAGCAGCCGCTGGAATTTCCGTCTGTCGTTTATCCCGGTGATTCCCACCTTCATGCTTTGA
- a CDS encoding AAA family ATPase codes for MTALNDVTALQASMAESVLGQDQVIRQILIGLLANGHLLLESLPGLAKTRTVKALARHLDAKMSRIQFTPDLLPSDITGAEVLHQVEGQNQIRFQPGPLFGNLILADEINRAPAKVQAALLEAMEERQITVAGASHPLPPLFIVVATQNPIEQEGTYPLPEAQMDRFVMKLLLDYPSADNESQVLRLLREEEQAAAAQAVQGFTLGQDVIFAARQEVSAIQVAPAIDRYLIDLINATRHPADYDADLARWISLGASPRGGIGLDRCARADAWLQGQAFVTPDNVQAVVHPVLRHRLQLSYDAVADGVTADQVLDRLLSKVALPA; via the coding sequence ATGACAGCACTCAACGATGTGACCGCCTTGCAAGCCAGCATGGCCGAAAGCGTGCTCGGGCAGGACCAGGTGATCCGCCAGATCCTGATTGGCCTGTTAGCCAACGGCCATCTGTTGCTGGAAAGCCTGCCGGGGTTGGCCAAGACCCGCACGGTGAAGGCACTGGCGCGACACCTCGATGCGAAGATGAGCCGCATCCAGTTCACCCCGGACCTGCTGCCCTCGGACATCACCGGCGCCGAAGTGCTGCACCAGGTCGAAGGGCAGAACCAGATCCGCTTCCAGCCCGGCCCGCTGTTCGGCAACCTGATCCTCGCCGATGAAATCAACCGCGCACCGGCCAAGGTCCAGGCGGCTTTGCTCGAAGCCATGGAAGAACGGCAGATCACCGTGGCCGGCGCCAGTCACCCGCTGCCGCCACTGTTTATCGTGGTCGCCACGCAAAACCCCATCGAACAGGAAGGCACCTACCCGCTGCCTGAAGCGCAGATGGACCGCTTTGTGATGAAGCTGCTGCTGGACTACCCCAGCGCCGACAACGAAAGCCAGGTGCTGCGCCTGTTGCGCGAAGAGGAACAGGCCGCCGCCGCCCAAGCCGTGCAGGGTTTTACCCTGGGGCAAGACGTTATCTTCGCCGCACGCCAGGAAGTCAGCGCGATCCAGGTCGCCCCCGCCATCGACCGCTACCTGATCGACCTGATCAACGCCACCCGCCACCCCGCCGACTACGACGCCGACCTGGCGCGCTGGATCAGCCTCGGCGCCAGCCCGCGTGGCGGCATCGGCCTGGACCGTTGCGCACGGGCCGATGCGTGGTTGCAAGGCCAGGCCTTTGTCACGCCGGATAATGTCCAGGCGGTCGTCCACCCGGTGCTGCGTCATCGCCTGCAACTGAGCTATGACGCGGTGGCAGACGGCGTGACCGCGGATCAGGTGCTCGACCGCCTGCTGAGCAAAGTGGCACTCCCCGCATGA
- a CDS encoding DUF58 domain-containing protein — MNADGFVYVSLGQLMALQFQARDLSFVARQPQGSLLAGNHASRLRGRGLNFDELRRYQPGDDLRHLDWRASLRTGKPVVRTFTEERDRPALIVVDQRMSMFFGSVRSFKSAVAAELGALAAWMVFNAGDRVGGLVFNDQRIDSVAPLRSRKRVEALCSRIAQQNGELAARNPDHEGDDQLDKVLRQCVAVAGHDHLICLVSDFAGAGPHTLQLLQQLSAHNDVVALQVYDPLALNVPSRGQLRVTQGQLQVELAVNQRQVRQPLGDFLGGRLKDVASLLRRSQVPLLMISTALPAAEQLRSELGKRR, encoded by the coding sequence ATGAACGCCGACGGGTTTGTCTATGTCAGCCTGGGGCAGTTGATGGCCTTGCAGTTCCAGGCCCGCGACCTGAGCTTTGTGGCGCGCCAGCCGCAAGGCAGCCTGCTGGCGGGCAACCATGCTTCGCGACTGCGTGGGCGCGGCCTGAATTTCGATGAACTGCGCCGCTACCAGCCGGGCGACGACCTGCGCCACCTGGATTGGCGCGCCTCATTGCGCACCGGCAAACCGGTGGTGCGTACCTTCACCGAAGAGCGCGACCGTCCAGCCTTGATCGTGGTGGACCAGCGCATGTCGATGTTTTTCGGTTCGGTGCGCAGCTTCAAATCGGCCGTCGCCGCTGAACTTGGCGCACTGGCGGCGTGGATGGTGTTCAACGCGGGTGACCGCGTCGGCGGCCTGGTCTTCAACGATCAACGCATCGACAGCGTGGCGCCATTGCGCAGCCGCAAGCGCGTGGAAGCCTTGTGCAGCCGCATCGCCCAGCAAAACGGCGAATTGGCGGCGCGCAATCCGGACCACGAAGGCGACGACCAATTGGACAAGGTCTTGCGCCAATGCGTGGCCGTGGCGGGCCATGACCATTTGATCTGCCTGGTCAGTGACTTTGCCGGTGCAGGGCCGCACACCTTGCAGCTGTTGCAACAGCTGTCGGCGCATAACGATGTGGTCGCACTGCAGGTGTACGACCCTCTGGCCCTCAATGTGCCGAGCCGGGGCCAGCTACGCGTCACTCAGGGCCAGTTGCAGGTGGAACTGGCGGTGAATCAGCGCCAGGTGCGCCAGCCCCTGGGGGACTTTCTCGGCGGGCGCTTGAAGGATGTGGCCAGCCTGCTGCGCCGCAGCCAGGTGCCGCTGTTGATGATCAGCACCGCCCTGCCCGCTGCCGAGCAACTGCGCAGTGAATTGGGGAAGCGGCGGTGA
- a CDS encoding DUF4381 domain-containing protein, with amino-acid sequence MNTHVPSIEQLQELSLPAPVSYWPQTWGWGVLLGVLVLGLLVLAARRWLQWRRDAYRREALAHLDTLADLRELPELLKRVALSMPLSSEEKQRIPTLRGADWQAFLQRHAGAPIPEDLSQRLAAGAYGTAPPDVHLLAHCKAWVEQHHVAA; translated from the coding sequence GTGAACACGCATGTGCCAAGCATCGAGCAACTCCAGGAGTTGAGCTTGCCCGCGCCCGTCAGCTATTGGCCGCAGACCTGGGGCTGGGGCGTGTTGCTCGGCGTGTTGGTGTTGGGGCTGTTGGTCCTGGCAGCCCGCAGGTGGCTGCAATGGCGCCGTGATGCGTATCGGCGCGAAGCCCTGGCGCACCTGGACACCTTGGCGGACCTGCGTGAACTGCCCGAACTGCTCAAGCGCGTGGCACTGTCGATGCCGCTTTCGTCTGAAGAAAAACAACGCATCCCCACCCTGCGCGGCGCCGACTGGCAAGCCTTCCTGCAGCGCCACGCCGGTGCGCCGATCCCCGAGGATCTCAGCCAGCGACTGGCCGCAGGGGCCTACGGCACGGCGCCGCCGGATGTGCACCTGCTGGCTCACTGCAAAGCCTGGGTGGAGCAGCACCATGTGGCAGCTTGA
- a CDS encoding vWA domain-containing protein encodes MWQLDYPWLLLILPLPWLAYRYLPAYHEARSAVRVPFFRGMRQAVGGALSARGSAGNRGQLLLNLLVWALLVLAIARPVWVEKPIERQQPVRDLMLAIDISQSMQTQDFTDAEGHRIDRLAAVKQVVHGFIQQRQDDRIGLILFGSGAYPQAPLTLDHTSLSLLLDDSGIGMAGPNTAIGDAIGLGLKLLDQAHEPEKVLILLTDGNDTSSAITPDHAADMAAAKGVIIHTIGIGDPQASGEAKVNLTALQDIAAATGGHYFRAEDRDSLNQVYATLDKITPHQVKTLSHHPKRDLFWWPLCAALTLLALYHLIAALWPHRLKREHADGLQ; translated from the coding sequence ATGTGGCAGCTTGATTACCCCTGGTTGCTATTGATATTGCCGCTGCCGTGGTTGGCCTACCGTTACCTGCCGGCATACCACGAAGCGCGCAGTGCGGTGCGGGTGCCTTTTTTCAGGGGCATGCGCCAGGCCGTCGGTGGCGCATTGTCGGCCCGTGGTAGCGCTGGCAACCGTGGTCAGTTGCTGCTCAACCTGCTGGTCTGGGCCTTGCTGGTGCTGGCCATCGCCCGCCCGGTGTGGGTGGAGAAACCCATCGAACGCCAGCAACCGGTGCGCGACCTGATGCTGGCCATCGATATTTCCCAGTCCATGCAGACCCAGGACTTCACCGACGCCGAGGGTCACAGGATCGACCGCCTGGCCGCCGTCAAACAGGTGGTGCACGGCTTTATCCAGCAACGCCAGGACGACCGCATCGGCCTGATCCTGTTCGGCAGTGGCGCCTACCCTCAGGCGCCGTTGACCCTCGACCACACCAGCCTGTCGCTGTTGTTGGATGACAGCGGCATCGGCATGGCCGGGCCGAACACCGCCATCGGCGACGCGATCGGCCTGGGCCTCAAGCTGCTGGACCAGGCCCATGAGCCGGAAAAAGTACTGATTCTGCTCACTGACGGCAACGACACCAGCAGCGCCATCACCCCGGACCACGCCGCCGACATGGCCGCCGCCAAGGGTGTGATCATCCACACCATCGGTATCGGCGATCCGCAGGCCAGCGGCGAGGCCAAGGTCAACCTCACGGCCTTGCAGGACATTGCCGCCGCCACTGGCGGCCACTATTTCCGTGCCGAAGACCGTGACAGCCTGAACCAGGTCTACGCCACGCTCGACAAAATAACGCCACATCAAGTGAAAACCCTCAGCCACCACCCCAAGCGCGACCTGTTCTGGTGGCCGCTGTGCGCTGCGCTGACACTGTTGGCGCTGTATCACCTGATCGCAGCGCTGTGGCCACATCGGTTGAAACGGGAGCACGCTGATGGACTTCAGTGA
- a CDS encoding VWA domain-containing protein: MDFSEFHFLRPAWLLLALFGALLPLVWQHSRDLQRRLRGNIAPHLLPHLLLTPTDPHRLRPVHLVSALLIVGGVAAAGPAWEQDRPDFLENRAPLIIAVDLSTSMDTTDVPPTRLTAAKHKLHDLIQRRQSARTALLVYAGSTHLVLPPTDDPALLDTFIQALGTDLISRTGKDVAGVVDQAKRLLDQTPGTLLLVTDGADIEQLPSLKDSSLQVLILALGNSPTLKQLASATDAPLGSLTLNDDDLDWIELHAQQHFQAADEQQQLLQWKDAGYWLCWPLLLVALFGVRKGWSLNWTAVVLLGLLLGPTQAEANPFLTPDQQGRWAFEHHHYPEAAALFVDPYWKGIAAYNAADYDLAQTTFAAMNTAPAAFYLGNVLVRRFKFDDAIVAYQRALQLQPDFPEASANLALAMALKKDTESAANNTPEVKPDVIKFDKAPGKGQSKAIQTEQANNDALWLQNLTTSPATFLRRKFSLQDQEARP; the protein is encoded by the coding sequence ATGGACTTCAGTGAGTTCCACTTCCTGCGTCCCGCCTGGCTGTTATTGGCATTGTTTGGCGCCCTGCTGCCACTCGTGTGGCAGCACAGCCGCGACCTTCAGCGCCGCCTGCGAGGCAATATTGCCCCACATCTGTTGCCGCATTTGCTGCTCACGCCCACCGACCCCCACCGCTTGCGCCCCGTGCATCTGGTGAGCGCGCTGCTGATCGTCGGCGGCGTCGCCGCTGCGGGACCGGCCTGGGAACAGGACCGTCCGGACTTCCTGGAAAATCGCGCGCCCTTGATCATCGCAGTGGACCTGTCAACGTCGATGGACACCACCGATGTACCGCCCACGCGCCTGACCGCCGCCAAACACAAACTGCATGACCTGATCCAGCGTCGCCAAAGCGCGCGCACGGCGTTGCTGGTGTACGCCGGCAGCACCCACCTGGTGTTGCCACCGACCGATGACCCAGCCCTGCTCGACACTTTTATCCAGGCACTGGGCACCGACTTGATCAGCAGGACCGGCAAGGATGTGGCTGGCGTTGTCGACCAGGCCAAGCGCCTGCTCGATCAGACACCCGGCACCTTGCTGCTGGTAACCGATGGCGCGGATATCGAGCAACTGCCCTCCCTCAAGGACAGCTCGCTGCAAGTCCTGATCCTGGCCCTCGGCAACAGCCCCACACTCAAACAATTAGCTTCGGCCACCGACGCACCGCTGGGCAGCCTGACCCTGAATGACGATGACCTGGACTGGATCGAACTGCACGCCCAGCAGCATTTCCAGGCCGCCGACGAACAGCAACAGCTGTTGCAGTGGAAGGATGCCGGTTACTGGCTGTGCTGGCCGTTGCTGCTGGTGGCGTTGTTCGGCGTGCGCAAGGGCTGGAGCCTGAACTGGACCGCCGTTGTGCTGCTGGGCCTGTTGCTGGGGCCGACGCAGGCTGAGGCCAATCCGTTTCTGACACCCGACCAGCAAGGCCGCTGGGCCTTCGAACACCACCATTACCCCGAGGCCGCAGCGCTGTTTGTCGATCCTTACTGGAAAGGCATTGCCGCCTATAACGCCGCCGACTACGACCTGGCCCAAACCACCTTTGCCGCCATGAACACCGCGCCCGCCGCGTTTTATCTGGGCAACGTACTGGTGCGCCGCTTCAAGTTCGATGACGCCATCGTTGCCTATCAGCGCGCCTTGCAGCTGCAACCGGACTTTCCCGAAGCCAGCGCCAACCTGGCCCTGGCGATGGCCCTGAAAAAAGACACCGAAAGCGCCGCCAACAACACCCCCGAGGTCAAACCCGACGTAATCAAGTTCGACAAGGCGCCAGGCAAGGGCCAGAGCAAGGCGATCCAGACTGAACAGGCGAACAACGACGCCCTGTGGCTGCAAAACCTGACCACCTCACCGGCGACCTTTCTGCGGCGCAAATTCAGCCTGCAGGATCAGGAGGCGCGGCCATGA
- a CDS encoding BatD family protein, producing MNRYGCVLLLLAAPLCAAEPQLRVKAQLVPGASVMVGEQLQVQVEVLTDTWFTAAATLPELKIPGARVQPPGGEAEHTSQVIDGQTFYGLRYAYLVTPMAAQHFSVPALTVSAQPGQASAPLSAQSAPLSFDATQPPGFAPGETVLVASGLRLSQTLAASDLKVGDTLTRTLTLQADNTPGLSLPPPTLAPIDGLRLYPQAPDIRNLDDGRGTVTGGQRIDHLVYRVTQGGHYTLPAVQVKWWDSRNHRLQIAQVPALVFDAQATSAYTPAFSITDDLKTLGQHTRWQLSRHLLAAMAAVVALTLAAYLIRAVWPRLGSLWRKAWPALRWACRQLRLLPLNPRHEKDFP from the coding sequence ATGAATCGCTACGGTTGCGTATTGCTGTTACTGGCCGCGCCGTTGTGCGCCGCCGAGCCGCAATTGCGCGTCAAGGCGCAGTTGGTTCCCGGCGCTTCGGTGATGGTAGGCGAACAGTTGCAAGTGCAGGTCGAGGTACTCACCGACACCTGGTTCACCGCCGCTGCGACGTTGCCGGAGCTGAAAATTCCCGGTGCACGCGTGCAACCTCCGGGGGGCGAAGCCGAACACACCAGCCAGGTGATCGACGGGCAAACCTTCTATGGCTTGCGCTACGCCTACCTGGTCACGCCTATGGCAGCACAACATTTCAGCGTGCCTGCGCTGACGGTCAGCGCCCAGCCGGGCCAGGCCAGCGCGCCGTTGAGCGCGCAGAGTGCACCGTTGAGTTTCGATGCCACCCAGCCACCCGGCTTTGCACCGGGTGAAACGGTGCTGGTCGCCAGCGGCCTACGATTGAGCCAGACCCTCGCGGCCAGCGACCTCAAAGTCGGTGATACGCTGACGCGAACCCTGACCTTGCAAGCCGACAACACGCCGGGGCTGTCCCTGCCACCGCCGACGCTGGCGCCCATCGATGGGCTGCGTCTCTACCCACAGGCGCCCGACATCCGCAATCTGGATGACGGACGCGGCACCGTCACCGGCGGTCAACGCATCGACCACCTGGTGTATCGCGTCACGCAAGGCGGCCATTACACCTTGCCGGCCGTCCAGGTGAAATGGTGGGACAGTCGCAACCATCGCCTGCAAATCGCGCAGGTGCCCGCGCTCGTCTTTGATGCCCAGGCCACCAGTGCCTATACCCCAGCGTTTTCCATCACCGATGACCTGAAAACCCTCGGGCAGCACACACGCTGGCAGCTATCGCGGCATTTGCTTGCAGCTATGGCCGCCGTGGTCGCCCTGACACTGGCGGCCTATCTGATCCGCGCCGTGTGGCCGCGCCTCGGGTCATTGTGGCGAAAGGCATGGCCAGCATTGCGCTGGGCCTGTCGTCAACTACGCTTGCTCCCACTGAACCCTCGTCACGAAAAGGACTTCCCATGA
- a CDS encoding HAD family hydrolase: MTSLRSALPLLFLLSLPVLAADPLPSWNEGPNKQQIIEFVQAVTAKGSKDYVKPAERIAVFDNDGTLWTEQPAYFEVLFAFDEVKRLAPQHPEWKTTQPFQAVLEGDHKALAAAGMDGLLKIIGATHTGVSTEAFIDNARHWLKQARHPKTGKPFNQMIYQPMLEMLDYLRSQQFKTYIVSGGDTAFMRAFAEEVYGVPPEQVIGSRFVTQYQIKEGQPQVLRTAKLAHNDDGPGKPESIDAMIGRRPILAFGNSDGDLQMLRWTAAGPGKRLMGLVHHTDARREWAYDRNAQVGRLDKALDLARQQNWTVVDMASDWRRIYPFDPAVQVKVQ; this comes from the coding sequence ATGACGTCGCTGCGTTCTGCCCTGCCCCTGCTGTTCCTGCTCAGCCTGCCTGTCCTCGCGGCCGACCCACTGCCTTCCTGGAACGAAGGCCCGAATAAACAACAGATCATCGAGTTCGTCCAGGCGGTAACCGCCAAAGGCTCCAAGGACTATGTCAAACCCGCCGAACGCATCGCTGTGTTCGACAACGACGGCACCCTATGGACCGAACAACCGGCGTACTTCGAGGTGCTGTTCGCCTTCGATGAAGTCAAGCGCCTGGCGCCCCAGCACCCCGAGTGGAAAACCACCCAGCCGTTCCAGGCCGTGCTCGAAGGCGATCACAAGGCCCTCGCCGCTGCCGGCATGGACGGCCTGCTGAAAATCATCGGCGCCACCCACACCGGGGTCAGCACCGAGGCCTTCATCGACAATGCCAGGCACTGGCTGAAGCAGGCCCGCCACCCCAAGACCGGCAAGCCGTTCAACCAGATGATCTACCAGCCCATGCTGGAGATGCTCGACTACCTGCGCAGCCAGCAATTCAAGACCTACATCGTCTCCGGTGGCGATACCGCTTTCATGCGCGCCTTCGCCGAAGAGGTGTACGGCGTGCCGCCGGAGCAAGTGATCGGCTCCCGCTTCGTCACCCAATACCAGATCAAGGAGGGCCAGCCCCAAGTGCTGCGCACCGCCAAACTCGCGCACAACGATGACGGCCCGGGCAAGCCGGAAAGCATCGACGCGATGATCGGGCGCCGGCCGATCCTGGCCTTCGGCAACTCCGACGGCGACCTGCAAATGCTGCGGTGGACCGCCGCAGGCCCTGGCAAACGCTTGATGGGCCTGGTGCACCACACCGACGCCCGGCGCGAGTGGGCCTACGACCGCAATGCTCAGGTGGGGCGCCTGGACAAGGCCCTGGACCTGGCCAGGCAACAGAACTGGACCGTGGTGGACATGGCGAGCGACTGGCGTCGTATCTACCCCTTCGATCCGGCTGTGCAAGTGAAGGTGCAATAA